The DNA sequence CGGCTCCATCAACCAGTTCGGCCACGCCTTCAAGGGGTTCGACTGGCAGGTGCGCTGGGCCGATGCCACTGATCCGGCCAGTTTCGAGCGGCAGATCGACGAGCGCACCCGCGCCGTCTTCATCGAAAGCCTCGCCAACCCCGGCGGCACCTTCGTGGATATCGCTGCAATTGCCGAGATTGCCCACCGCCACGGCCTGCCGCTCATCGTCGACAACACCATGGCAAGCCCCTATCTGCTGCGGCCGCTGGAACATGGCGCGGATATCGTGCTGCATTCACTGACGAAATTCCTGGGCGGCCACGGCAATTCCATGGGCGGCATCATCGTCGATGGCGGCACGTTCGACTGGTCGGCGACGGACAGATATCCGGCGCTGTCGCAGCCCCGGCCCGAATATTCGGGCGTCGTGCTGCACCAGACCTTCGGCAATTTCGCTTTTGCCATTGCCTGCCGTGTGCTTGGTCTGCGTGACCTTGGCCCGGCCATCTCGCCCTTCAACGCCTTCCTCATTCTCACCGGCATAGAAACCCTGCCGCTGCGCGTTCAGCGCCATTCCGACAATGCGCTCGCCGTCGCCAAATGGCTGAAGGCGCATCCGAAAGTTGGCTGGGTGCATTATGCCGGGCTGGAGGAGAGTGACAACTACGCCATCCAGCAGCATTATTCGCCAAAGGGGGCGGGTTCGGTCTTCACCTTCGGCGTCAAGGGCGGTTATGCCGCTGGCAAAGCGCTGGTGGAAGGGCTGCAGCTTTTCTCGCATCTCGCCAATATCGGCGATACGCGCTCGCTCGTCATCCATCCGGCCTCCACCACCCATGCGCAGCTGACGCCGGAACAGCAGACGGCGGCCGGCGCCGGGCCGGATGTGGTGCGCCTGTCCATCGGTATCGAGGATGTCAAGGACATCATCGCCGATCTCGAACAATCGCTTGCGAAAATCTGAGAGGGCGGCCCGCCATGACGAACTTGCTGACATTTGATGTTTCGGTCGAAGCGGAGCATGGCGCGCCTGCGCCGGAACGGCTGATTTTCGGTGACCCCAGATTTACCACCTGGAATCTGGAGGAAGCGCCGGGCGGCATCTATGCGGGCATCTGGCAATCCACGCCCGGCAAATGGCGGGTGGTCTATGATGAATGGGAATATTTCAACATTCTTGAAGGCCATTCCATCCTGACGGAAGATGGTGGCGCGCCGCGCCACCTGAAGCCGGGCGACCGGCTCGTCCTGCAGCCCGGCTTTACAGGCACCTGGGAGGTCGTGGAAACGACAAGGAAGGATTACGTCATCCGGCTTTGATAGCGGGCTACCGCCGCGCTTTACAGCCGGTCGAAGGATATAATCGACCGCATAAGCCCCGGAAAACGTGCTTCCAGATCATCGTGGCGCATGACGTTGATATTCTCGACGCCCTGTTTGTGTGTGCGTATTATTCCTGCTTCGCGCAGGATACGCAGGTGGTTGGAAAGCGTGGACCGTGGCATATCCGGGCAGGGTGCTGCACAAGCGCAATTCTGCCCGGCTTCCACTTCCCACAATTTCCGAACGATACCCATGCGGGCGGGGTCGCCGAGTGCGGCCAGCATGGCGGTGAGCGATATGTCTTCGCGGGCGGGATGAAAAAACTGAACCATATAACGGCTCTAGCATAAGGCTTGACAGGCTTCAATATTTCAATAAAACCGAAATACCGAATTATGGTAATTCGGAAATTTAGATATTTTCAGGAGATTGCAATGTCTGGAATATTCAACGGGCAGGTCGTCGTCGTCACAGGCGGATCGACGGGGATTGGTTTTTCGGTTGCGAAGCTGTTTTTGGAAGGTGGCGCCGCTGCTGTTTATGTAACTGGCCGTAGTTCGACCAATCTCGATGCCGCAGTCGCCAGACTTGGAGCGCGCGCAATCGGCGTCGTTTCCGATGTTGCGAAGCTGTCGGAACTCGAACAGCTCAAAAGCCGTATCGAAGCTGACGGGCGGACAGTGGATGTTCTGGTCGCCAATGCCGGCATTGCGGAAAACAACGATCTTGGCGCAACTCACGAAGCGCTCTATGACCGGATTTTCGACATTAACGTAAAGGGCGTGTTCTATACGGTGCAGACGTTGTTGCCGGTGCTACGGGACGGCGGTTCGATTGTGCTGACGGGCTCGATCGTCGGTAACAAGGGTATGGAAAAACTGAGCGCTTACAATGCTTCAAAGGCGGCGGTTCGCTCGTTCGCGCGCAGCTTTGCCAATGACCTGAAGGCGCGGGGAATCCGTGTCAATACGGTCAGCCCGGGTGTCACCCGCACGCCGATCATGGAAAATGGTCTTAAGATGGACGATGAAAAGATCGCCGGTTTCGAAGCCTATCTGAAGGACGCAGCGCCGATCGGCCGTATGGCCGACCCTGACGAAATTGCCGAAGCAGTACTGTTTTTGGCGTCAGCCAAGGCCAGCTATATCACCGGCGTGGAACTTTCCGTTGATGGTGGTTTGGCTCAAATCTAAGGGCGACCTCACCTCCCTATTCACCACGCC is a window from the Agrobacterium tumefaciens genome containing:
- a CDS encoding O-acetylhomoserine aminocarboxypropyltransferase; the protein is MSSSNPGFSTLAVHAGAQPDPTTGARATPIYQTTAYAFRDADHAAALFGLKEFGNIYTRIMNPTQAVLEERVAALEGGTAALAVASGHAAQLLVFHTLLQHGDNFVAARQLYGGSINQFGHAFKGFDWQVRWADATDPASFERQIDERTRAVFIESLANPGGTFVDIAAIAEIAHRHGLPLIVDNTMASPYLLRPLEHGADIVLHSLTKFLGGHGNSMGGIIVDGGTFDWSATDRYPALSQPRPEYSGVVLHQTFGNFAFAIACRVLGLRDLGPAISPFNAFLILTGIETLPLRVQRHSDNALAVAKWLKAHPKVGWVHYAGLEESDNYAIQQHYSPKGAGSVFTFGVKGGYAAGKALVEGLQLFSHLANIGDTRSLVIHPASTTHAQLTPEQQTAAGAGPDVVRLSIGIEDVKDIIADLEQSLAKI
- a CDS encoding cupin domain-containing protein: MTNLLTFDVSVEAEHGAPAPERLIFGDPRFTTWNLEEAPGGIYAGIWQSTPGKWRVVYDEWEYFNILEGHSILTEDGGAPRHLKPGDRLVLQPGFTGTWEVVETTRKDYVIRL
- a CDS encoding ArsR/SmtB family transcription factor, which encodes MVQFFHPAREDISLTAMLAALGDPARMGIVRKLWEVEAGQNCACAAPCPDMPRSTLSNHLRILREAGIIRTHKQGVENINVMRHDDLEARFPGLMRSIISFDRL
- a CDS encoding SDR family NAD(P)-dependent oxidoreductase gives rise to the protein MSGIFNGQVVVVTGGSTGIGFSVAKLFLEGGAAAVYVTGRSSTNLDAAVARLGARAIGVVSDVAKLSELEQLKSRIEADGRTVDVLVANAGIAENNDLGATHEALYDRIFDINVKGVFYTVQTLLPVLRDGGSIVLTGSIVGNKGMEKLSAYNASKAAVRSFARSFANDLKARGIRVNTVSPGVTRTPIMENGLKMDDEKIAGFEAYLKDAAPIGRMADPDEIAEAVLFLASAKASYITGVELSVDGGLAQI